A window from Vanessa atalanta chromosome 18, ilVanAtal1.2, whole genome shotgun sequence encodes these proteins:
- the LOC125071202 gene encoding zinc finger protein 106, with the protein MRRGHNGIGGWRNENPRHYRPRNGGNPHFRSSRSYGLLDPPRFPPPSSRSMRPQFLSRSEKSDRSSTEHTEWHRSRRSSGYHRSHQHGERQILPMLQQGRHNNDNQKSTYKETTSFYKDIRVDNFHINSMGDVDHRQIHQMRDSFVQPLTTPWPTESNLQQANIKNQVTESGENIKLSAEYTGHRPPASDHYGSNPTHFFSAIDNSHTFSRSVVDTVDLIRKRLLNRNEQPHSSENFDNNENSGNVEINQRQGEKSNTLTSNQQDPPIKKKYQRQKTSDKSNCAKIKNKIVHQLFKMDKGKIHKLMDNPNSSTKFEYAISSLITESQNSFNRHMRSAAEKSLCSSSAEFMQNDNNTIYEDTFMKQMQCILDPQDTVLLEDIKPLVLAELSKVLEIAEYGQNYDVVEDDNTYTQQNEQHFFNKYPNNEVSYEDFAQENKNELNDLPHVDFMQPENIDNCNDNNYKAYGDNKVQYTESKPLFERRPRRKSYNVNEEMCTTSDNYFYNQSVSDKSTDEENRPDAMQQLFDTSTEHISEEDDPFAELDKQYHVAVDPDFIEHDDMSNPTNVRNSYNANLITIKTEIESKTPEKNLDSLTEGVSNQLQDMFKFTQTLNKTCESQELRANDNFQSKQENSNNNICVHENNIHLVSCANESNYEKPKHESKEMTKENENIDHPTPVLKSTMSSNSRKRSIDQRPSHRKEKRKKVESCQSESNKQILNKNIIINVNDCASKTSDNCETPKSIFNLFFSKEENKTTMKENKKVGPNDKNYTEKHVKRKETPKKNEKDVKVRKDSTSSQVTSPNENNLSNNSQAINKAEAKTTLKTIDMFTEQPRKVNVHHAHRNTAHTPVVPKLNIENGAKTKGPISRQLIKRHVAVQVIKKLHAKETQTDIKKFAVKAIQTDFIVPERSGIKATDAFERMKEIDLEIQVLLQEKFKLYNSIETKDSSTKSLQTLGMTVLNVDHFDGEEICTTDEVLTEDSIVEDFTNIPVEELEQIALDTVEEDQINTPKVEKRNRRRKTSYQDSIHSESPTTVGKRRNKKAKSPNISLIEQIITDERPLEDIISLEDLEVPQTARSKTHKTRQTAKSKKFGRPKNVKSNVPRFEMKECSVVLVRADVSQYLKPPQHPEPEISYEIITEDLFNEMNQREIVQLEGNIVEESVVNHIQIDMLDVSEDIVVGDNCEVKCMDDKGIVENVSVPISEEIILDNSQSSMEDVTTPAMCQGGECKMYDYSADENLRRDSVIVTGNGDAVLAIECVENNFLAASLDGNVYYFNHEGQLITTLRGSNLAVTCLTIVKEKYGTTVYTGSLDSRIRYYDLETGLEKGPECNVLSPIQTMDRAWDTVFVGTRTGFVLQFECKNNMLIPVSSVKFSDQSILALRAMKEGPRKVLLVAARSENVTIKDAQTGLLLRTLDGPKMTVYSLLYEDGKVYCGTSSHQIHVFDYTSGGHVGTHEGGKGAVCLRATGGLLFAGCYDGCVYVYREGEGQPFAQIRGPSLMLLSLAVVGSKIIAGYKDRSLYIWKIPLCILQEMIL; encoded by the exons ATGCGACGAGGTCATAATGGTATAGGCGGATGGCGCAACGAAAATCCGAGGCATTATAGACCTCGGAACGGCGGCAATCCGCATTTTAGATCCTCGAGAAGTTATGGCTTACTGGATCCACCAAG attCCCGCCACCAAGTTCAAGGTCAATGCGACCACAATTCCTTTCTCGCTCAGAAAAATCTGATCGAAGTTCCACTGAACACACAGAATGGCACAGATCCCGACGCAGTAGTGGATATCATAGATCACATCAACATGGTGAGAGACAGATTCTACCAATGCTACAACAAGGAAGACATAATAATGATAATCaaaaaagtacatataaagaaacaacatcattttataaagatatacgggttgataattttcatataaatagtaTGGGAGATGTGGATCATCGTCAAATTCACCAAATGAGAGACTCTTTTGTTCAACCATTAACAACTCCCTGGCCAACGGAAAGTAATTTGCAGCAAgccaatattaaaaatcaagttACAGAATCCGGTGAAAATATAAAGCTTTCTGCAGAATACACAGGCCATCGTCCTCCTGCATCTGACCACTATGGCAGCAACCCTACTCATTTTTTTTCAGCTATTGATAATTCCCACACCTTTAGTAGGTCAGTTGTTGATACAGTTGATTTAATTAGAAAGAGGTTGCTGAATCGTAATGAGCAACCACATTCATCTGAAAATTTTGACAATAATGAAAACAGTGGTAATGTTGAGATCAATCAAAGACAAGGAGAAAAATCAAATACTTTAACAAGCAACCAACAAGACcctccaattaaaaaaaaatatcaaaggcAGAAGACCAGTGATAAATCAAACtgtgcaaaaattaaaaataaaattgttcatcAACTATTTAAGATGGACAAAGGAAAAATTCATAAACTTATGGACAATCCTAATTCCTCAACAAAATTTGAATATGCCATCAGCAGTCTCATAACCGAGTCTCAGAATAGTTTCAACAGGCACATGAGATCTGCTGCAGAAAAATCCCTCTGTAGTTCAAGTGCTGAATTTAtgcaaaatgataataatacaatatatgaaGACACATTTATGAAACAAATGCAGTGTATTCTAGATCCTCAAGATACTGTACTACTTGAAGATATTAAGCCACTTGTTTTGGCTGAGCTAAGCAAAGTGCTAGAAATAGCTGAATATGGACAAAACTATGATGTTGTTGAAGATGATAATACTTACACTCAACAAAATGAACAGCATTTCTTTAACAAATATCCTAATAATGAAGTTTCTTATGAGGACTTTGCTCAGGAAAATAAGAATGAACTGAATGATTTACCGCATGTTGATTTTATGCAGCCTGAAAACATTGACAACTGTAATGACAATAATTACAAAGCTTATGGAGATAATAAAGTTCAATACACAGAATCTAAACCACTTTTTGAGAGACGCCCAAGAAGGAAAAGTTACAATGTAAATGAGGAAATGTGTACAACctcagataattatttttataaccaatCTGTATCTGATAAATCAACTGATGAGGAAAACAGGCCTGATGCAATGCAACAACTTTTTGATACAAGCACTGAACATATTTCTGAAGAAGATGATCCATTTGCTGAATTAGATAAACAATATCATGTTGCTGTTGATCCTGATTTTATAGAACATGATGATATGTCAAATCCTACAAATGTCAGAAACTCATACAATGCAAATTTAATCACAATTAAAACAGAAATTGAATCTAAAACACCAGAGAAAAATTTAGATTCGTTAACAGAAGGTGTAAGCAATCAATTGCAAGATATGTTTAAGTTCACACAAACATTAAACAAAACTTGTGAGTCTCAAGAGTTAAGAGCAAATGACAATTTTCAATCTAAACAAGAAaattccaataataatatttgcgtACATGAAAATAACATACATCTAGTTAGCTGTGCTAATGAAAGTAATTATGAAAAACCTAAGCACGAATCAAAAGAAATGACtaaagaaaatgaaaacatAGACCATCCTACCCCTGTTTTAAAATCTACAATGTCCTCTAATTCCCGCAAAAGGTCAATAGACCAGAGACCATCGCACCGTaaagaaaaacgaaaaaaagtTGAATCATGTCAATCGGAATCAAATAAGCaaattttgaacaaaaatattataataaatgttaatgattGCGCTTCAAAGACGTCAGATAATTGTGAAACTCCaaagtcaatatttaatttatttttttctaaagaagaaaataaaaccacaatgaaagaaaacaaaaaagtcGGGCCAAATGATAAAAACTACACAGAAAAACATgttaaaagaaaagaaacaccaaaaaaaaatgaaaaagatGTCAAAGTCCGAAAGGACTCAACATCAAGTCAAGTAACAAGCCCAAATGAAAACAACTTGAGTAATAACAGTCAGGCTATAAATAAAGCAGAGGCAAAAACCACACTAAAGACCATAGATATGTTTACTGAGCAGCCACGTAAAGTTAATGTTCATCACGCTCATAGAAATACTGCTCATACTCCAGTTGTGCCTAAACTTAACATTGAAAATGGTGCTAAAACAAAGGGACCAATTTCCCGCCAACTAATTAAGAGGCATGTTGCTGTACAAGTAATTAAGAAGCTACATGCAAAAGAAActcaaacagatataaaaaaatttgctGTTAAAGCAATACAAACCGATTTTATTGTTCCTGAGAGATCCGGAATTAAAGCAACTGATGCATTTGAAAGAATGAAAGAAATTGATTTAGAGATACAAGTTttgttacaagaaaaatttaaactatataattcaattgaaaCCAAGGATTCTAGTACAAAGTCCTTGCAAACATTGGGCATGACAGTATTAAACGTAGACCACTTTGATGGTGAAGAAATTTGTACTACAGATGAAGTTTTAACTGAAGATTCAATAGTAGAAGATTTTACAAATATACCTGTTGAAGAACTTGAACAAATAGCACTGGATACTGTGGAAGAAGATCAAATTAATACTCCAAAAGTTGAAAAAAGAAATAGACGCCGTAAAACATCTTACCAAGATTCTATCCACTCGGAGAGTCCAACAACAGTTGgtaaaagaagaaataaaaaggCTAAATCACCAAACATATCTCTGATAGAACAAATTATTACAGATGAAAGGCCCCTGGAAGACATCATATCTTTAGAGGATCTAGAAGTTCCGCAAACAGCAAGAAGTAAGACACATAAAACAAGGCAAACCGCCAAGTCCAAAAAGTTTGGAAGGCCTAAAAACGTAAAGTCTAACGTACCTAGATTTGAAATGAAAGAATGTTCCGTAGTTTTAGTACGGGCTGATGTCAGTCAGTACCTTAAACCTCCACAACATCCAGAACCTGAAATTTCATACGAGATTATCActgaagatttatttaatgagaTGAATCAAAGGGAAATAGTTCAACTTGAAGGTAATATTGTTGAAGAATCAGTTGTAAATCATATACAGATTGATATGTTAGATGTATCTGAAGACATAGTTGTTGGTGATAATTGTGAAGTAAAGTGTATGGATGATAAAGGAATAGTTGAAAATGTATCAGTGCCAATCAGTGAAGAAATCATATTAGATAATAGTCAGTCATCAATGGAGGATGTCACAACACCTGCCATGTGTCAAGGAGGGGAATGCAAAATGTACGATTATTCAGCTGATGAGAATCTACGTCGTGACTCTGTTATCGTAACGGGCAACGGCGATGCTGTTCTTGCAATTGAG tgTGTAGAAAACAATTTCCTAGCTGCAAGTCTGGATGGTAATGTTTACTATTTCAACCATGAGGGACAACTTATAACGACTTTGCGAGGCTCGAACCTTGCAGTGACGTGTCTGACCATTGTTAAGGAGAAATATGGAACCACCGTATATACAGGTTCCTTGGATTCCAGAATACGTTACTACGACCTTGAG ACTGGTCTAGAAAAGGGACCTGAGTGCAATGTCTTAAGCCCAATTCAAACAATGGATCGGGCGTGGGACACAGTGTTTGTTGGTACAAGAACTGGTTTTGTGCTGCAGTTTGAGTGCAAA aacAATATGCTTATACCAGTGAGCTCGGTAAAATTCTCGGACCAATCCATATTGGCCTTACGAGCGATGAAGGAAGGTCCGCGTAAGGTTCTTCTGGTAGCGGCAAGATCTGAAAATGTAACAATAAAGGATGCACAAACTGGCCTGCTGCTGAGAACGCTGGACGGTCCCAAAATGACCGTCTACAGCTTGCTTTATGAGGATGGGAAAGTGTATTGTGGGACCAGTAGTCATCAGATACATGTTTTTGATTATACG AGTGGCGGCCATGTCGGTACTCACGAAGGTGGCAAGGGTGCTGTGTGCTTACGAGCCACTGGCGGCCTCCTGTTCGCGGGCTGCTACGACGGCTGCGTGTACGTGTACCGCGAAGGGGAAGGACAACCCTTCGCTCAGATACGAGGACCCAGCTTAATGCTTCTGTCACTCGCTGTAGTTGGCAGTAAA ATAATTGCCGGCTACAAAGACAGAAGTTTGTACATATGGAAAATACCACTTTGTATATTACAAGAAATGATACTTTAA